From the genome of Nicotiana sylvestris chromosome 2, ASM39365v2, whole genome shotgun sequence, one region includes:
- the LOC138885017 gene encoding uncharacterized protein, which produces MTDPSAVPWNYQRTLVTYKGREVTGELPENTFIGRYSNTQELNNATQKRFPPRKPVSIEEAEAFFQKMKMPDYEVVDQLHKYPEQCQVHGDLIHAPHTELHPMSAPWPFVAWGMDVIGLIEPKASNGHRFILVAIDYFTKWVEAVTLKSVTKKVVVDFITHRNSTPYRPKANGVLEAENKNIKKILRNTIQSSRQWHEQLPFALLEYRTTVRTSVVATPYLLVYGIEAVIPAEVEIPSLRTIVEA; this is translated from the exons ATGACAGACCCGTCCGCAGTACcatggaactatcaaagaacattggttacgtacaaaggcagagaagtcacgggggaacttccGGAGAATACTTTCATCGGAAGATATTCAaacactcaagagttaaacaacgccacacAGAAACGCTTCCCACCCAGGAAGCCTGTAAGCATTGAAGAAGCGGAagctttcttccaaaagatgaaaatgcctgACTACGAGGTAGTGGATCAGTTAcacaagtaccccgagcaa tgtcaggtgcacggtgatctaATTCATGCGCCTCACACGGAACTGCATCctatgtctgcaccttggccatttgttgcttggggcatggacgtcattggtttgattgagccgaaagcttcaaatgggcacaggttcatattggtcgccatcgactacttcacaaaatgggtagaagccgtCACTCTTAAAtcagtcactaagaaggttgtggtggatttt ataacgcacaggaactccactccttatcggcccaaggccaatggcgttCTTGAAGCAgaaaacaagaacatcaagaagattttgaggaatacgatccagagttcccgacaatggcatgaacagttaccctttgcattgcTGGAATATCGCACTACAGTGCGCACGTCAGTAGTGGCAACCCCTtacttgttggtttatgggatcgaggctgtgataccagcagaggtggaaattccttcacTCCGCACCATTGTCGAAGCAtaa
- the LOC138885018 gene encoding uncharacterized protein, producing the protein MVENHKQFYEKLPFALLGYRTTVHTSTGATPYLLVYGTEVVIPSEVEIPSLRIIQEVELGDAEWIKSRYEKLALIDGKRMNAVCHGQLYQNRMSKVFNKRVKPR; encoded by the coding sequence atggtagaaaatcacaaacaattttacgagaagttaccctttgccctgttgggataccgcactacagtccacACATCTACTGGGGCAACTCCTTACTTACTTGTTTATGGAACCGAAGTTGTCATCCCatccgaggtagagattccttctttaagaatcatacaggaagttgaactcggtgatgcagaatggataaaaAGCCGCTATGAgaaattggcccttatagatgggaaaagaatgaacgcagtatgtcatggtcaactttatcagaacagaatgtccaaagttttcaacaaaagggtcaaaccaagatag